Proteins found in one Gemmatimonadota bacterium genomic segment:
- a CDS encoding NADH-quinone oxidoreductase subunit I yields MAVTVKVLRRPEPEKNSYLRATLKGMALTFKHMIRPDKITQQYPEEPTQLSPRWRGTHRMEVHADGRPKCVACGLCPTVCPANCIRLVGGEDDQGVRYPIVYEIDEFRCIFCGMCQEVCPVEAIHVGRHFENAEYTRERFVYDLDRLMDQDHPTTLLWDPSDPRSE; encoded by the coding sequence ATGGCGGTAACGGTCAAGGTTCTCCGCCGGCCGGAGCCGGAGAAGAACTCGTACCTCAGGGCCACCCTGAAGGGGATGGCGCTGACGTTCAAGCACATGATCCGGCCGGACAAGATCACGCAGCAGTATCCGGAGGAGCCGACGCAACTGTCGCCGCGTTGGCGAGGCACGCACCGGATGGAGGTCCACGCGGACGGGCGGCCCAAGTGCGTCGCGTGTGGCCTGTGCCCGACGGTCTGTCCGGCCAACTGCATCCGGCTCGTGGGCGGGGAGGACGACCAGGGCGTCCGGTATCCCATCGTCTACGAGATCGACGAGTTCCGCTGCATCTTCTGCGGGATGTGTCAGGAGGTGTGCCCCGTGGAGGCCATCCACGTCGGTCGCCACTTCGAGAACGCCGAGTACACGCGCGAGCGGTTCGTCTACGACCTGGACCGGCTGATGGATCAGGATCATCCGACGACGCTGCTCTGGGATCCTTCCGATCCCCGGTCCGAGTAA
- a CDS encoding NADH-quinone oxidoreductase subunit J: MVQILFYVFGAIAIGCGVGVVVARNPVASLLAMVASLASVAGIFVLLEAHFLAAIQVLVYAGAIMVLFLFVIMLLNLGHEARSDLRTGAWMIAGFALCGGVVGAVLTALGRSDMDGTTGPAAQMLDAMVLEKGAVGVIADPLFTTYVVPFELTGILLLIAVVGAIALAKRRV, encoded by the coding sequence TTGGTCCAGATCCTCTTCTACGTGTTCGGCGCCATCGCCATCGGATGCGGCGTCGGGGTCGTGGTGGCGCGCAATCCGGTGGCCAGCCTGCTGGCAATGGTGGCGTCGCTGGCGAGCGTGGCCGGCATCTTCGTGCTGCTGGAGGCGCACTTCCTGGCGGCCATCCAGGTCCTGGTCTACGCCGGCGCCATCATGGTGCTGTTCCTTTTCGTGATCATGTTGCTGAACCTCGGGCACGAGGCCCGCTCCGACCTGCGCACCGGCGCGTGGATGATCGCGGGCTTCGCGCTCTGCGGTGGCGTGGTGGGCGCCGTGCTCACGGCGCTCGGACGATCGGACATGGATGGCACGACGGGCCCGGCCGCCCAGATGCTCGACGCCATGGTCCTGGAGAAGGGAGCCGTGGGCGTGATCGCCGATCCGTTGTTCACCACCTACGTGGTGCCGTTCGAGTTGACCGGCATCCTGCTCCTCATCGCGGTGGTCGGTGCCATCGCCCTGGCCAAGCGGAGGGTCTGA
- the nuoK gene encoding NADH-quinone oxidoreductase subunit NuoK has protein sequence MVVPSLWVSAILFAIGTLGVIVRRNAIIMFLSVELQLNAVNLAFVALSRLWGIDGQVFVFFVMTVAAAEAAVGLAIIISIFRHYETVDVDSFNQLKW, from the coding sequence GTGGTCGTCCCGTCGCTCTGGGTGAGCGCCATCCTGTTCGCGATCGGCACGTTGGGCGTGATCGTCCGCCGCAACGCCATCATCATGTTCCTCAGCGTCGAGCTCCAGCTCAACGCCGTGAACCTCGCCTTCGTGGCCCTGTCCCGGCTGTGGGGCATCGACGGCCAGGTCTTCGTGTTCTTCGTGATGACGGTCGCCGCCGCCGAAGCGGCGGTCGGGCTCGCCATCATCATCTCCATCTTCCGCCACTACGAGACCGTCGACGTGGACTCGTTCAATCAGCTGAAGTGGTAG